One window of Paenibacillus albicereus genomic DNA carries:
- a CDS encoding ROK family transcriptional regulator, protein MMKSTTTGDPALIRRINTGIALDAVLKGEPLSRAAISAGTGLNKATVSSLVQDLIDRGLLTETGQGASSGGRKPVMLEFRASAGCAIGVDVGATYLMGVRADLRGEVLAERRRKVEPAGGRSVMEQLIAFIEELLPESPPQPYGVVGIGIGLPGIVDGAGSLLLAPHMDWEPTEVARRLEERFGVPVHADNEANLGAQGERIFGAAAGIRHLVYVSAGMGIGTGLVLDGELYRGASGFSGELGHLSIQFDGPACRCGNRGCWERFASEQAALEAAAAIGCGSLEELTQLAAQGHPQALRIWGEIGSYLGIGIATIINVFNPEAVLIGSRLSMAARWLEPAVQREVQARALPFHRRQARVRFAELGDGSAVRGAAWQAAEGFLARVKAGEA, encoded by the coding sequence ATGATGAAATCAACGACGACCGGCGATCCCGCCCTCATCCGCCGCATCAATACCGGCATCGCGCTTGACGCCGTCCTGAAGGGCGAGCCGCTGTCGCGCGCCGCGATCTCGGCCGGCACCGGCCTCAACAAAGCGACCGTATCGTCGCTCGTGCAGGACCTGATCGACCGCGGCCTGCTCACGGAGACGGGCCAAGGCGCCTCGAGCGGCGGACGCAAGCCCGTCATGCTGGAGTTCCGCGCGTCGGCCGGCTGCGCGATCGGCGTCGACGTCGGCGCCACCTACTTGATGGGCGTACGCGCCGACCTGCGCGGCGAGGTGCTCGCCGAGCGGCGGCGCAAGGTGGAGCCTGCCGGCGGCCGAAGCGTCATGGAGCAGCTGATCGCCTTCATCGAGGAGCTGCTGCCCGAATCGCCGCCCCAGCCCTACGGCGTCGTCGGCATCGGCATCGGGCTGCCGGGCATCGTCGACGGCGCCGGCTCGCTCTTGCTCGCGCCGCATATGGACTGGGAGCCGACGGAGGTCGCCCGCCGGCTGGAGGAGCGGTTCGGCGTGCCGGTGCATGCCGACAACGAAGCCAACCTCGGCGCCCAGGGCGAGCGCATCTTCGGAGCCGCCGCCGGCATCCGCCATCTCGTCTACGTGAGCGCGGGCATGGGCATCGGCACCGGCCTCGTGCTGGACGGCGAGCTGTACCGCGGCGCTTCCGGCTTCTCCGGCGAGCTCGGGCACCTGTCCATCCAGTTCGACGGCCCCGCCTGCCGCTGCGGCAACCGCGGCTGCTGGGAGCGCTTCGCCTCCGAGCAGGCGGCGCTCGAGGCCGCGGCCGCGATCGGCTGCGGCAGCCTCGAGGAGCTGACTCAGCTCGCCGCGCAGGGACATCCGCAAGCGCTGCGCATCTGGGGGGAGATCGGCTCCTACCTCGGCATCGGCATCGCTACGATCATCAACGTGTTCAACCCCGAGGCCGTGCTCATCGGCAGCCGCCTGAGCATGGCGGCCCGCTGGCTGGAGCCGGCCGTGCAGCGCGAGGTGCAGGCGCGCGCGCTGCCGTTCCACCGCCGCCAGGCCCGGGTCCGGTTCGCCGAGCTCGGCGACGGCTCGGCCGTGCGCGGCGCGGCTTGGCAGGCCGCGGAGGGCTTCCTCGCCCGCGTCAAGGCCGGCGAGGCGTGA
- the xylA gene encoding xylose isomerase, giving the protein MAYFNGINRIQFEGRDTDNPLAFRHYDPKQVVLGKTMEEHLRFAAAYWHTFTADGSDPFGKGTAVRPWDRFSGMDLAKARVEANFEFLEKLDLPFFCFHDRDIAPEGDTLQETNRNLDEIVALLKDGMKSSGRRLLWNTANMFSNPRFTHGAGTAPSADVFAYAAAQVKKGLEVGKELGAENYVFWGGREGYETLLNTDMGFELDNLARLYRMAIDYAGEIGFDAQFLIEPKPKEPSKHQYDFDAATTLAFLQKYGMQDRFKLNLEANHATLAGHTFEHEIRVAAINGALGSLDANQGDLLLGWDTDEFPTDLYATTLTMYEVLKAGGLGRGGVNFDAKVRRGSYELDDLFIAHIAGMDSFAWGLKAAAKLIEDRVIDGIVEERYATFKQGIGADIVSGKATLASLEQYALQNNPMNNRSGRLEQIKAKLNEVIYRV; this is encoded by the coding sequence ATGGCATACTTCAACGGCATCAACCGCATTCAGTTCGAAGGCCGCGACACCGACAATCCGCTGGCGTTCCGCCACTACGATCCGAAGCAGGTCGTGCTCGGCAAGACGATGGAGGAGCATCTGCGCTTCGCCGCCGCCTACTGGCATACGTTCACGGCCGACGGCTCCGACCCGTTCGGCAAGGGCACGGCGGTGCGTCCATGGGACCGCTTCAGCGGCATGGACCTGGCCAAGGCCCGCGTCGAGGCGAACTTCGAGTTCCTCGAGAAGCTCGACCTGCCGTTCTTCTGCTTCCATGACCGCGACATCGCGCCGGAAGGCGATACGCTGCAAGAGACGAACCGCAACCTCGACGAGATCGTCGCCCTGCTCAAGGACGGCATGAAATCGAGCGGCCGCCGCCTGCTGTGGAATACCGCCAACATGTTCTCCAACCCGCGCTTCACGCACGGCGCCGGCACCGCTCCGAGCGCGGACGTGTTCGCCTACGCCGCCGCCCAGGTCAAGAAGGGGCTTGAGGTCGGCAAGGAGCTCGGCGCCGAGAACTACGTGTTCTGGGGCGGCCGCGAAGGCTACGAGACGCTGCTCAACACGGACATGGGCTTCGAGCTCGACAACCTGGCGCGCCTGTACCGGATGGCTATCGACTACGCCGGCGAGATCGGCTTCGACGCGCAGTTCCTGATCGAGCCCAAGCCGAAGGAGCCGTCCAAGCACCAGTACGATTTCGATGCCGCTACGACGCTGGCATTCCTGCAAAAATACGGCATGCAGGACCGCTTCAAGCTGAACCTCGAAGCGAACCATGCCACGCTCGCCGGCCATACGTTCGAGCACGAGATTCGCGTCGCCGCCATCAACGGGGCGCTCGGCTCGCTGGACGCTAACCAGGGCGACCTGCTGCTAGGCTGGGATACCGACGAATTCCCGACCGACCTGTACGCGACGACGCTCACGATGTACGAGGTGCTCAAGGCCGGCGGCCTCGGACGGGGCGGCGTCAACTTCGACGCCAAGGTGCGCCGGGGCTCCTACGAGCTGGATGACCTGTTCATCGCCCACATCGCCGGCATGGACAGCTTCGCGTGGGGCCTGAAGGCGGCCGCCAAGCTGATCGAGGACCGCGTCATCGACGGCATCGTCGAGGAGCGCTACGCGACGTTCAAGCAAGGCATCGGCGCCGACATCGTCAGCGGCAAGGCGACGCTCGCCTCGCTGGAGCAGTACGCGCTGCAGAACAACCCGATGAACAACCGCTCGGGCCGCCTGGAGCAGATCAAGGCGAAGCTCAACGAAGTGATCTACCGTGTCTGA
- the xylB gene encoding xylulokinase yields MSEFVIGIDLGTSAVKVLLVGRDGRIAAEASREYPLSSPRPGWSEQRPEDWVEATLAALGELSAAPGLPQGWTVEGMSFSGQMHGLVLLGDDLKPLRPAILWNDTRTTAQCREIERILGTRLHDITRNPALEGFTLPKLLWVREQEPETFAQARVFVLPKDYVRLRLTGELHMDLSDAAGTLLLDVPNRRWSSEVLQALDLGAELCPPLVESTGQTGTLLPELAERTGLSGQLRVYAGGADNACGAIGAGILQEGEALCSIGTSGVLLSYEGEQDRDYGGRVHFFNHGAPGAFYSMGVTLGAGYSMSWFKRVMGGADYSELLDGAGDVPPGSGGLLFAPYLAGERTPYADADIRGSFIGLDGSHRREHLARAVMEGITFSLNDTLTIYREAGRDIRSIVSIGGGAKNPDWLQIQADLFGLPVTALENEQGPGLGAAMLAAAGSGWFPDLASCAAAFVRRGRTYEPRPEAAASYRELYPLYRQVYEATRSLSAGLGRFRAGLAQG; encoded by the coding sequence GTGTCTGAGTTCGTCATCGGCATCGACCTCGGCACGAGCGCGGTCAAGGTCCTGCTGGTCGGCAGGGACGGCCGCATCGCCGCCGAGGCTTCGCGCGAATACCCGCTCTCGAGCCCGCGTCCGGGCTGGAGCGAGCAGCGGCCGGAGGATTGGGTGGAGGCGACGCTGGCGGCTCTCGGCGAGCTGTCGGCCGCTCCCGGCCTGCCGCAGGGCTGGACGGTGGAGGGCATGAGCTTTTCCGGGCAGATGCACGGCCTCGTGCTGCTCGGCGACGACCTGAAGCCGCTGCGGCCGGCCATCCTCTGGAATGACACGCGCACGACGGCGCAGTGCCGCGAGATCGAGCGCATCCTAGGGACGAGGCTGCACGACATTACCCGCAATCCGGCGCTCGAGGGCTTCACGCTGCCCAAGCTGCTGTGGGTGCGCGAGCAGGAGCCGGAGACGTTCGCCCAGGCGCGCGTCTTCGTCCTGCCGAAGGATTACGTCCGGCTGCGCCTGACCGGCGAGCTGCATATGGATCTTTCCGACGCCGCCGGCACGCTGCTGCTCGACGTGCCGAACCGGCGCTGGAGCTCCGAGGTGCTTCAGGCGCTCGATCTCGGCGCCGAGCTGTGCCCGCCGCTCGTCGAGTCGACCGGGCAGACGGGCACGCTGCTGCCGGAGCTGGCCGAGCGCACCGGGCTCTCGGGCCAGCTGCGCGTGTACGCCGGCGGCGCGGACAATGCGTGCGGCGCGATCGGCGCCGGCATCCTCCAGGAGGGCGAGGCGCTCTGCAGCATCGGCACGTCAGGGGTGCTGCTCTCGTACGAAGGCGAGCAGGATCGAGACTACGGCGGCCGGGTCCATTTCTTCAACCACGGCGCTCCGGGCGCGTTCTACTCGATGGGCGTCACGCTTGGCGCCGGCTACTCGATGAGCTGGTTCAAGCGCGTCATGGGCGGTGCGGACTACAGCGAGCTGCTGGACGGCGCGGGCGACGTGCCGCCGGGCTCCGGCGGCCTGCTGTTCGCGCCGTATCTGGCGGGAGAGCGCACGCCGTATGCGGATGCCGACATCCGCGGCAGCTTCATCGGGCTCGACGGCAGCCATCGCCGCGAGCATCTGGCGCGGGCCGTCATGGAGGGCATCACGTTCTCGCTGAACGATACGCTGACGATCTACCGCGAGGCGGGACGCGACATCCGCTCCATCGTCTCGATCGGCGGCGGCGCGAAAAATCCCGACTGGCTGCAGATCCAGGCCGACCTGTTCGGCCTGCCGGTGACGGCGCTCGAGAACGAGCAGGGACCGGGCCTCGGCGCGGCGATGCTGGCCGCGGCCGGCAGCGGCTGGTTCCCGGATCTGGCGTCCTGCGCGGCAGCCTTCGTGCGGCGAGGCCGCACGTACGAGCCGCGTCCGGAGGCGGCGGCCTCGTACCGCGAGCTGTATCCGCTGTACCGCCAAGTGTACGAGGCGACGCGCTCGCTCAGCGCCGGCCTCGGCCGGTTCCGCGCGGGGCTCGCCCAGGGCTGA
- a CDS encoding BaiN/RdsA family NAD(P)/FAD-dependent oxidoreductase, protein MASQHRFDVIIIGGGPSGLMAAAAAGREGARVLLLDKGSKLGRKLAISGGGRCNVTNNKEPQELIRYIPGNGKFLHSALSEFGSREIIGFFEALGIRLKEEDRGRMFPVSDKAKTVVDALIASVKSSGVEVRTNEKAAGLLLADGRVRGVRLSDGQELLAAAVVVATGGKSVPHTGSTGDAYPWAEAAGHSVTELYPTEVPLTSAEPFIRDRRLQGLSLRGVVLTVWSAKDKRLTEQEGDMIFTHFGLSGPAALRCSQFVVKERRKSGAPEVRITADLYPDRSADELCAELLSLAAAEPRKAFKNVLSPLMQERVAEFTLERSGLDPTVTYDNLNRSLLQDYAKLLKALPVRVNGTLSIEEAFVTGGGIHLKEIHPKTMGSKLVHGLYFCGEVLDLHGFTGGYNITAAFTTGRHAGRSAALQALEERAGSLGSR, encoded by the coding sequence ATGGCAAGCCAGCATAGATTCGACGTCATCATCATCGGAGGGGGACCGTCCGGCCTCATGGCCGCCGCGGCGGCGGGCCGCGAAGGAGCTCGCGTGCTCCTGCTCGACAAGGGCAGCAAGCTCGGACGCAAGCTGGCCATATCCGGCGGCGGACGCTGCAACGTCACCAACAACAAGGAGCCGCAGGAGCTGATCCGCTATATTCCGGGCAACGGCAAGTTTCTGCACAGCGCCCTTTCGGAATTCGGCAGCCGGGAGATCATCGGCTTTTTCGAGGCGCTCGGCATCCGGCTCAAGGAGGAGGACCGGGGGCGGATGTTCCCCGTCTCGGACAAGGCCAAGACGGTCGTCGACGCGCTCATCGCCTCCGTGAAGTCGAGCGGAGTCGAGGTCCGGACGAACGAAAAGGCGGCCGGGCTGCTTCTGGCGGACGGCCGCGTCCGCGGCGTCCGGCTGAGCGACGGCCAGGAGCTGCTCGCGGCGGCGGTCGTCGTGGCGACCGGCGGCAAGTCGGTGCCCCACACCGGCTCGACCGGCGACGCTTATCCTTGGGCGGAAGCGGCGGGCCATTCGGTGACGGAGCTGTATCCGACCGAGGTTCCGCTGACGTCAGCCGAGCCGTTCATCCGCGACCGCAGGCTGCAGGGCTTGTCGCTGCGGGGCGTCGTCCTCACGGTATGGAGCGCCAAGGACAAGCGGCTCACGGAGCAGGAAGGCGACATGATCTTCACCCACTTCGGCCTGTCCGGTCCGGCCGCGCTGAGATGCAGCCAGTTCGTCGTCAAGGAGCGCAGAAAAAGCGGTGCTCCGGAAGTCCGGATCACCGCCGATCTATACCCCGACCGCTCCGCCGACGAGCTGTGCGCGGAGCTGCTGTCGCTTGCTGCGGCCGAGCCGCGCAAGGCGTTCAAAAACGTGCTGTCTCCGCTCATGCAGGAGCGGGTGGCGGAGTTTACGCTGGAGCGCTCCGGACTCGATCCGACCGTCACGTACGACAATCTGAACCGCTCGCTGCTGCAGGACTACGCGAAGCTGCTCAAGGCGCTGCCCGTCCGGGTGAACGGCACGCTGTCCATCGAGGAAGCGTTCGTCACGGGCGGCGGCATCCACTTGAAGGAGATCCATCCGAAGACGATGGGCTCCAAGCTCGTGCACGGCCTTTATTTCTGCGGGGAGGTGCTCGACCTGCACGGCTTCACCGGCGGCTACAACATTACGGCCGCGTTCACCACCGGCCGCCACGCCGGCAGGAGCGCCGCCCTCCAAGCGCTGGAGGAGCGCGCCGGGTCGCTCGGGAGCCGGTAG
- a CDS encoding alpha/beta hydrolase, producing MRELALTAKDGTRLQGWTLEPRNEGDGRQPGGPAEDRGREGEASQPGGPAEDRGREKEASQPGGPAKDRGREEEASQPGGPAKERGRQGEASQPDGMARRQGPQGEAPQKSAQAEGQFRHQEPSRPDGHERARSRPEAASPLRAKPRAAVCLVHGMGEHSGRYAELAQALAAEGIAVLAYDQRGHGRSPGPRGHADSMETLTADAERAVREAVRLWPESPIILYGHSMGGAVALAAALGRELPIAGLILTSPWLRLASPPSSLARAAAAWIGRIRPAFALPSGIKQRDLFRPGAHAVAGGALDPLCHTRITVSTYLAVTSSAAQSLASAGSLAVPTLLLHGTEDRVTSLQASEELAAALGPLCSFRRWERGFHELHHDERREEVIETVRMWIYANS from the coding sequence ATGCGGGAGCTGGCGCTGACGGCGAAGGACGGCACGCGGCTGCAGGGATGGACCCTGGAGCCGAGGAACGAAGGGGACGGCCGGCAGCCGGGCGGTCCGGCGGAAGACCGGGGCCGCGAGGGAGAAGCCTCGCAGCCTGGCGGTCCGGCGGAGGACCGAGGCCGCGAGAAAGAAGCCTCGCAGCCGGGCGGTCCGGCGAAAGACCGAGGCCGCGAGGAAGAAGCCTCGCAGCCGGGCGGTCCGGCGAAAGAGCGGGGCCGCCAGGGAGAAGCCTCGCAGCCGGACGGCATGGCGCGGCGCCAAGGCCCGCAGGGAGAAGCGCCGCAGAAGTCCGCCCAAGCGGAGGGGCAATTCCGCCACCAAGAGCCCTCCCGGCCGGACGGCCATGAACGAGCTCGAAGCCGCCCGGAGGCGGCATCGCCGCTGCGCGCCAAGCCGCGGGCGGCGGTCTGCCTCGTGCACGGCATGGGCGAGCATAGCGGCCGCTATGCGGAGCTCGCGCAGGCGCTGGCGGCGGAAGGCATCGCCGTGCTCGCCTACGACCAGCGAGGCCACGGCCGCTCGCCGGGCCCGCGCGGCCACGCGGACAGCATGGAGACCTTGACGGCCGACGCGGAGCGGGCCGTCCGCGAGGCCGTCCGCCTATGGCCGGAATCGCCGATTATCCTCTATGGGCACAGCATGGGCGGCGCGGTTGCGCTGGCGGCCGCTCTCGGCCGCGAGCTGCCGATCGCCGGCCTCATCCTGACGAGCCCGTGGCTGCGCCTCGCCTCGCCGCCGTCCAGCCTCGCCCGGGCGGCGGCGGCCTGGATCGGCCGCATCCGGCCGGCCTTCGCGCTGCCGAGCGGCATCAAGCAGCGGGACCTGTTCCGTCCGGGCGCCCATGCCGTCGCCGGCGGCGCGCTCGATCCGCTTTGCCACACCCGGATCACCGTCTCGACCTATCTGGCGGTGACGTCGTCCGCCGCCCAGTCGCTCGCGTCCGCCGGCTCCCTGGCCGTGCCGACGCTGCTGCTGCACGGCACGGAGGACCGCGTGACGTCGCTGCAGGCGAGCGAGGAGCTGGCGGCGGCGCTCGGCCCGCTCTGCTCGTTCCGGCGCTGGGAGCGGGGCTTCCACGAGCTGCATCACGACGAACGCAGAGAGGAGGTCATCGAGACGGTCCGGATGTGGATTTATGCAAACTCTTGA
- a CDS encoding two-component system sensor histidine kinase NtrB has translation MGEKLILQAFISLLPVFLYQLWMYRLNQGRSSIPFFCAAYGVSLAACFLLTETTRFGFDLNLRYIPFLMGSLYGGVPGLATMSAIYAVLRLPQLDDGWETFGFVMFLAAAIPVLLLTIRPFQLARLKEKFKILFVLLTLGGAYHALLYVLYLREFEPERLVTATGTIALITIISYAAAALTLYTIQQVNQHHQLQHQLRRMSSNYMNEVHKLQQFIDQMAMGTMGTVLVDADGRISHLNDAAIRLSGHSLKGRSKLEFSGMPYERFFRSQEQLKRQFDQAIRGSMSPPAILAEGERSYLTTAFPIRNLQAGIVTGAAMVVQDVTELSQLKDELGRMERLSLVGQMAASITHEIRNPMAVIRGFVQLMRERSPDSQQEYFRIVIDELDRANAIINDFLSLAQNRVIAKEQGSLHDIVHELLPLLWADANLRGQSIELSLADQIPPLELSSKEIKQLILNLARNGMEAMGDKGVLRIATRMIGSAVELSVEDDGDGIPSDKLVRLFEPFYTTKARGTGLGLPLCLSIAERHNGRIDVDSEPGRGTVFKVVFERPEQEELRLREPDAG, from the coding sequence ATGGGGGAAAAATTAATTCTGCAGGCGTTCATCTCCTTGTTGCCCGTATTCCTCTATCAGCTGTGGATGTACCGCCTGAACCAGGGCCGCAGCTCGATTCCGTTTTTCTGCGCCGCCTACGGGGTTTCGCTGGCGGCGTGCTTCCTGCTTACCGAGACGACCCGGTTCGGCTTCGACCTGAACCTGCGGTACATCCCCTTCCTCATGGGATCTCTGTACGGAGGCGTGCCCGGTCTGGCCACGATGTCCGCGATCTACGCGGTCCTGCGCCTGCCTCAGCTCGACGACGGCTGGGAGACGTTCGGCTTCGTCATGTTCCTGGCGGCCGCGATCCCGGTGCTGCTGCTGACGATCCGGCCGTTCCAGCTTGCGCGGCTCAAGGAGAAGTTCAAGATCCTGTTCGTGCTGCTGACGCTCGGCGGAGCCTACCACGCGCTGCTCTACGTCCTCTACCTCAGAGAGTTCGAGCCGGAGCGCCTCGTCACCGCCACCGGCACGATCGCCCTTATCACGATCATCAGCTACGCCGCAGCCGCGCTTACCCTGTACACGATCCAGCAGGTCAACCAGCACCATCAGCTGCAGCATCAGCTGAGGCGGATGTCGTCCAACTATATGAACGAAGTCCACAAGCTCCAGCAGTTCATCGACCAGATGGCGATGGGCACGATGGGGACCGTCCTCGTGGACGCGGACGGCCGGATCTCGCATCTGAACGATGCCGCGATCCGGCTCAGCGGCCATTCGCTCAAGGGCCGCAGCAAGCTGGAGTTCTCCGGCATGCCGTACGAGCGGTTCTTCCGCAGCCAGGAGCAGCTCAAGCGGCAGTTCGACCAGGCGATCCGCGGCAGCATGTCTCCGCCTGCGATCCTCGCCGAAGGGGAGCGCTCCTACTTGACGACGGCGTTTCCGATCCGCAACCTGCAGGCCGGCATCGTGACGGGCGCCGCGATGGTCGTGCAGGACGTGACCGAGCTGAGCCAGCTGAAGGACGAGCTCGGACGGATGGAAAGGCTGAGCCTCGTCGGCCAGATGGCCGCGAGCATCACGCATGAGATCCGCAATCCGATGGCCGTCATCCGCGGCTTCGTGCAGCTGATGCGCGAACGGAGTCCGGACAGCCAGCAGGAGTATTTCCGCATCGTCATCGACGAGCTCGATCGCGCCAACGCCATCATCAACGACTTTCTCTCGCTTGCCCAGAACCGCGTCATCGCCAAGGAGCAAGGCTCGCTCCACGATATCGTGCACGAGCTGCTGCCGCTTCTATGGGCCGACGCCAACCTGCGCGGGCAGTCGATCGAGCTGAGCCTCGCCGACCAGATCCCGCCGCTCGAGCTGAGCAGCAAGGAGATCAAGCAGCTCATCCTCAACCTGGCTCGCAACGGCATGGAGGCGATGGGGGACAAAGGGGTGCTCCGGATCGCGACCCGCATGATCGGCTCGGCCGTGGAGCTGTCGGTGGAGGACGACGGAGACGGTATTCCTTCGGACAAGCTTGTCCGCCTGTTCGAGCCGTTCTATACGACCAAGGCTCGCGGCACCGGCCTCGGCCTGCCGCTCTGCCTCAGCATCGCGGAGCGCCACAACGGCCGCATCGACGTCGATTCGGAGCCGGGCCGCGGCACCGTGTTCAAGGTGGTCTTCGAGCGCCCGGAGCAGGAGGAGCTCCGCCTGCGAGAGCCGGATGCCGGCTAG
- a CDS encoding DUF3905 domain-containing protein, translating to MAGDPRLDPFEIEFLPRFRSGRGPRAPFVNRHGVTIGDHEYASPDSPLEQWSEETDPAVMAGDEWVHPYKDIGFLTAQNRALFEQGDEPDPGPLRHPEHSAESGVEPPQEP from the coding sequence GTGGCGGGCGATCCGCGGCTGGATCCGTTCGAGATCGAGTTTCTTCCCCGCTTCCGCAGCGGCAGGGGACCGCGCGCGCCGTTCGTGAACCGGCATGGCGTCACGATCGGCGACCACGAGTACGCCTCGCCGGACTCGCCGCTGGAGCAGTGGTCGGAGGAGACGGATCCGGCCGTCATGGCCGGCGACGAATGGGTGCACCCGTACAAGGACATCGGGTTCCTGACCGCGCAGAACCGCGCCCTGTTCGAGCAGGGCGACGAGCCGGACCCCGGTCCGCTCCGCCATCCCGAGCATTCGGCCGAGAGCGGCGTGGAGCCGCCGCAGGAGCCTTGA
- a CDS encoding BrxA/BrxB family bacilliredoxin, whose protein sequence is MSMSFERYMFDMVQPMRDELTRLGIQELRTPEEVEEKLPTAKGTALVVVNSVCGCAAGQCRPGVADALAHDITPDHLYTVFAGQDKEATAKAREYFAPYPPSSPSIALMKDGELVHFIERHQIENRSAADISAELTGAFDRYCR, encoded by the coding sequence ATGTCGATGTCTTTTGAGAGATACATGTTCGATATGGTGCAGCCGATGAGGGACGAGCTGACTCGTCTGGGCATCCAGGAGCTGCGGACGCCGGAGGAAGTCGAGGAGAAGCTGCCGACGGCCAAGGGAACGGCGCTTGTCGTCGTCAATTCCGTCTGCGGCTGCGCCGCGGGGCAATGCCGTCCGGGCGTCGCGGATGCGCTCGCCCACGACATCACGCCGGATCACCTGTACACGGTGTTCGCCGGCCAGGACAAGGAAGCGACGGCCAAAGCCCGCGAATACTTCGCGCCGTACCCGCCTTCTTCTCCGTCCATCGCCCTCATGAAGGACGGCGAGCTCGTGCACTTCATCGAGCGCCATCAGATTGAAAACCGTTCCGCCGCAGACATTTCGGCCGAGCTGACGGGCGCGTTCGACCGTTACTGCCGCTAA